The proteins below come from a single Capsicum annuum cultivar UCD-10X-F1 unplaced genomic scaffold, UCD10Xv1.1 ctg1030, whole genome shotgun sequence genomic window:
- the LOC124890042 gene encoding beta-glucosidase-like SFR2, chloroplastic has translation MGSAAGDGGSQQATLSQREATKTIKRKRFIKIAIEAQIRAFEKYVEVEEPTPTEQCHHNVAAWHNVPHPEERLRFWSDPDTKLKLAKDTGVQVFRMGVDWSRIMPEEPLSGLKVLRNYSKIHFSTFIYAELCRACVSSKIYEYAPFDNGNLLSCTFHIQLTSFMVSSYLTASSYIILWLCRYEIKYTSATIFILFYSM, from the exons ATGGGATCTGCTGCAGGTGATGGTGGATCTCAGCAAGCAACGTTATCTCAGAGAGAAGCTACAAAGACCATTAAGAGGAAAAGGTTCATTAAGATAGCCATTGAGGCACAAATAAGAGCATTTGAGAAGTACGTAGAAGTGGAAGAGCCAACTCCTACTGAGCAGTGTCATCACAATGTTGCTGCCTGGCATAACGTCCCTCACCC GGAGGAAAGGCTAAGGTTTTGGTCTGATCCAGACACTAAATTGAAATTAGCTAAAGATACTGGTGTGCAAGTCTTTCGAATGGGGGTAGATTGGTCCAGGATCATGCCTGAAGAGCCTCTCAGTGGACTGAAAGTTTTAAGAAATTACAGTAAAATTCATTTCTCTACTTTTATCTATGCAGAATTATGTCGAGCATGTGTGTCAAGTAAAATTTATGAATACGCTCCCTTCGATAATGGTAACCTTTTATCATGTACTTTCCATATACAACTAACTTCTTTTATGGTATCTAGCTATTTAACTGCTAGTTCTTATATCATCTTATGGCTATGTCGCTATGAGATCAAATATACTAGTGCAACtatatttattctattttatagCATGTGA